A window of Kribbella sp. NBC_00382 genomic DNA:
TCGTAGGCGAGCACCCGCTCGTCGGCCAGCCGCACCGTCTTCGCGGTGGCGTCGACGCGGTCGATCTCGCCGGTCAGAAAGACGATGCCCCTGTGCAGGAACTGCCGGCGGGACTTGGTCAGCTCCGCGCGCCGGTACCGGCCGAAGGGGACAAACAGCAGGCCGGGCTGGTAGACGTGGACATTGTCGCGATCGACCACCGTGATCTGCCACTCGCTCAGCGACAACTTGCGGCGCAACTTGTTGGCGGTCATCGTTCCCGCCGTTCCTGCTCCCAGGATCAGCAGACGCTTCATCGACAGGTCCTCTCTCTCACCTCGACGCTATGACCGGCCGCGGGGCCGGGTCAGGGCCGTTGGGCCCGACCCGGCCGGGCAGAAGGCCCGTCGGCCGGTCCGCCGCGATCAGAGAGTCCGGGCGACCAGTTCGGTCAGGTCCAGCAGCCGGCTGGTGTAGCCCCATTCGTTGTCGTACCAGCCGAACACCTTGACGATGCTTCCGTTGGCCTGGGTCAGCGGCGCATCGAAGATGCAGGAAGCCGGTTCGCCGACGATGTCGTGCGACACGATCGGGTCCTCGTTGTACCGCAGCAAACCCTTCAGATAGCCCGACGCCGCGTCGGCGAAAACCTGGTTGACCTGCTCGACCGACACCTCGTCGGCGAGCTGGACCACCAGGTCGGTGAGCGAGCCGTCCTCGAGCGGAACCCGGACCGAGATACCGTCGATCTTGCCCGCCAACTCCGGGATCACCAGACCGACAGCCTTGGCAGCGCCGGTGCTGGTCGGGATCATGTTGACCGCGCCGGAGCGGCCGCGCCGCAGGTCCTTGTGCGGCGAATCCAGGATCACCTGATCATTGGTGTAGCTGTGGATCGTGGTCATCAGACCGTGCCGGACACCGAACGCCCGGTGCAGGACCGAGACCATCGGCGCGACACAGTTCGTCGTACAGGAAGCATTCGAAATGATGTCGTGGGTCGCGGGATCGTAGATCTCCTCGTTCACACCCAGCACGATCGTGGCGTCG
This region includes:
- the gap gene encoding type I glyceraldehyde-3-phosphate dehydrogenase is translated as MTVRVGINGFGRIGRDFLRGALERGTEAIEVVAINDITDTATLANLLQYDSTFGPLRERVGHTEDSITVGGKAIKVTAERDPAALDWRSAGVDIVIESTGRFRTREAAAVHLAGGARKVLLSSPGKGVDATIVLGVNEEIYDPATHDIISNASCTTNCVAPMVSVLHRAFGVRHGLMTTIHSYTNDQVILDSPHKDLRRGRSGAVNMIPTSTGAAKAVGLVIPELAGKIDGISVRVPLEDGSLTDLVVQLADEVSVEQVNQVFADAASGYLKGLLRYNEDPIVSHDIVGEPASCIFDAPLTQANGSIVKVFGWYDNEWGYTSRLLDLTELVARTL